The Cumulibacter manganitolerans genome has a window encoding:
- a CDS encoding acyl-CoA dehydrogenase family protein, with protein sequence MDNEDFDEVLKAVRTFMREVVVPAEEQIEADDKVPDSIRDQAKEMGLFGFAIPEEYGGLGLDMMQEVLLNIELGWGTPSFRSMFGTNNGIAGQVLVKAGTEEQKKQWLPRLASGEVTASFALTEPEAGSDPSSLRTKAVREGDEYVINGGKCFITNAAMAQVLMVFARVGDTPGGKGIAVFLVETDRPGVTIAPHDKKMGQRGAWTSDINFDNVRIPADHLIGGDESVGFPTAMRSLQQGRLTLAAFMTGVSRRIVHEMTKYAAERQQGGQSIANYQLVQGLIADAQTDLYASESVVLNGARDWDSENDRRMAPSVAKYFASEAVGRIADRAVQVHGGYGYMHGYAVERLYRDVRLFRIYEGTSQIQQIVIAKQALAPYRQG encoded by the coding sequence ATGGACAACGAGGACTTCGACGAGGTCTTGAAGGCGGTACGCACGTTCATGCGCGAGGTCGTCGTGCCCGCCGAGGAGCAGATCGAGGCCGACGACAAGGTCCCCGACAGCATCCGCGACCAGGCCAAGGAGATGGGCCTGTTCGGGTTCGCCATCCCCGAGGAGTACGGCGGCCTCGGGCTGGACATGATGCAGGAGGTGCTGCTGAACATCGAGCTCGGGTGGGGCACGCCGTCCTTCCGGTCCATGTTCGGCACCAACAACGGCATCGCCGGCCAGGTGCTGGTCAAGGCCGGCACCGAGGAGCAGAAGAAGCAGTGGCTCCCGCGGCTCGCCTCGGGCGAGGTCACCGCGTCGTTCGCGCTCACCGAGCCGGAGGCCGGCTCCGACCCGTCCTCGCTGCGCACCAAGGCGGTCCGCGAGGGCGACGAATACGTCATCAACGGCGGCAAGTGCTTCATCACCAACGCCGCGATGGCGCAGGTGCTCATGGTGTTCGCGCGGGTGGGTGACACCCCCGGCGGCAAGGGCATCGCGGTGTTCCTGGTGGAGACCGACCGTCCCGGCGTGACCATCGCGCCGCACGACAAGAAGATGGGCCAGCGCGGCGCGTGGACCTCCGACATCAACTTCGACAATGTGCGCATCCCCGCCGACCACCTCATCGGCGGTGACGAGTCGGTCGGCTTCCCGACCGCCATGCGCTCGCTGCAGCAGGGCCGGCTGACCCTCGCCGCGTTCATGACCGGCGTCTCGCGGCGCATCGTGCACGAGATGACCAAGTACGCCGCGGAGCGCCAGCAGGGCGGCCAGTCGATCGCCAACTACCAGCTCGTGCAGGGCCTGATCGCCGACGCGCAGACCGACCTGTACGCCAGCGAGTCGGTCGTGCTCAACGGCGCCCGCGACTGGGACAGCGAGAACGACCGCCGGATGGCGCCGTCGGTCGCCAAGTACTTCGCCTCCGAGGCCGTCGGTCGGATCGCCGACCGCGCGGTGCAGGTGCACGGCGGCTACGGCTACATGCACGGCTACGCGGTCGAGCGGCTGTACCGCGACGTCCGGCTGTTCCGGATCTACGAGGGCACCTCGCAGATCCAGCAGATCGTCATCGCCAAGCAGGCGCTGGCGCCGTACCGCCAGGGCTGA